A portion of the Hydractinia symbiolongicarpus strain clone_291-10 chromosome 10, HSymV2.1, whole genome shotgun sequence genome contains these proteins:
- the LOC130662819 gene encoding uncharacterized protein LOC130662819, protein MVQTATNETDCKDDNGNVGNDESGGSNTDDIKNDDNEDSGSARLCAKKKNCSKKLKHCGPCDKKRLVLTHFWKKSSVHIARNIKKLKIQHQSLSEQNAKRVSDMVLLNANIGEMQKKEVECQSSVEDLRNEVQEISDRKQYQEAELKECQEEFEKVKLLIEQKGYARKRRENLPTTSDMINSSTHSVKYRRREETKSLLEYIHGGKIGSLYGAWDYLRSTASKEQMEEFILSYKRGKFLENLIGKFSELQSRSEGGIRKAVLTKYFNYMSRRKYTMLCKIQKHSFTEHYSSSNLISYGDHNILLRTRSVSDRTIDSFVKSLDIGDIHHVEGGVSRTVTALVTMIADLNLRVKSLKDKLLWFNGNTNHFVIEFADDGAPESKDKTMTIATLSLWNYGARIRSREFHYPLHMVTAPEKHEVCEQLWKQHTEEMQLIEGNIFNICDEKVTFSFVPAGDTAWLCWAGNVLPASATYPSPFCNVHKSQLQRMDGSIGYDSKSTWQVPNYENRQKDLEKLQCFEKSLPTGINKDTKHKKCLAFMAENGIRQLGEPRIGIFADRMKPDPLHLEINNWTHCLNVIYQEAVRRNKFREFSTILKAPVKCSNDNAMSGCGMRFVGKMIEEHYADEKKRLKTPEVRLIGAQAILLAQYGHRLVDTLKLQSESDVQAVTRLALAQIVISLRDVGSLINKVYINNETYPDDVSFFCKKYFNLFSLFFPLRCNITVWTMGYVVPFHAKEIFNNFRVGYGILSMQGKESKHSSIKQELKSCSNRSTATDEKGKWHQLMRSSFVRNFYLPYHFPLPSNYHSHYQSRKPVMDIEACHCCRPLESETLCSVCISSLPLLVCVNQKCLTQELVLILKPIQCSSCSERFSDINMCNQHQTTHHQKQTATNKNLVPRSMSVGQLKEELKLRKKAVTGKKEDLIRRLEGTL, encoded by the exons atggttcaaactgcTACAAATGAAACTGATTGCAAAGATGATAATGGAAATGTTGGAAATGATGAGAGTGGGGGGAGTAACACTGATGATATTAAAAATGATGACAATGAAGATAGTGGAAGCGCTAG acTTTGTGCCAAGAAGAAAAACTGTTCAAAGAAGTTGAAACACTGTGGCCCTTGCGATAAAAAACGCCTTGTTTTGACTCATTTTTGGAAGAAGTCTTCTGTTCATATTGCACGCAACataaagaagttaaaaatacaACACCAGTCTTTGTCTGaacaaaatgcaaaaagag tttctgATATGGTCCTCCTGAATGCCAATATAGGTGAAATGCAGAAAAAAGAGGTGGAGTGTCAATCCAGTGTTGAAGACTTGAGGAATGAGGTTCAAGAGATTAGTGACAGAAAACAATACCAAGAGGCGGAACTTAAAGAATGCCAGGAGGAATTTGAAAAGGTAAAATTGCTGATTGAGCAGAAAGGTTATGCAAGGAAAAGACGTGAAAATTTGCCAACAACATCTGACATGATTAATTCTTCCACACATTCTGTAAAATATAGACGTCGGGAAGAGACGAAAAGTCTACTCGAATATATTCATGGTGGAAAAATCGGTTCCCTTTATGGTGCTTGGGACTACCTAAGAAGTACAGCAAGTAAGGAGCAAATGGAGGAGTTCATTTTATCATACAAGAGAGGAAAATTCCTTGAAAATCTTATTGGAAAATTCTCTGAACTTCAATCTAGAAGTGAAGGTGGGATTCGAAAGGCAGTGTTAACAAAGTATTTTAATTATATGTCACGAAGaaagtacacaatgctttgtaAGATACAAAAACATTCTTTCACAGAACATTATTCTTCAAGTAATTTGATTTCATACGGCGATCATAACATCTTGCTGAGAACAAGATCTGTATCTGATAGGACAATTGATTCTTTTGTAAAATCTTTGGATATAGGAGACATCCATCATGTTGAAGGTGGGGTATCACGTACAGTTACTGCTTTAGTAACAATGATTGCCGATTTAAATTTAAGAGTTAAGTCTTTAAAAGATAAATTACTTTGGTTCAATGGTAATACAAACCATTTTGTCATTGAATTTGCAGATGATGGTGCACCAGAGTCGAAAGACAAAACAATGACAATTGCCACCCTCTCCTTGTGGAATTATGGAGCTCGTATACGCAGTCGCGAGTTTCATTATCCTCTTCACATGGTGACTGCCCCTGAAAAACATGAAGTTTGTGAACAGCTTTGGAAGCAGCATACTGAAGAAATGCAACTGATTGAAGGCAATATTTTCAACATATGTGATGAGAAAGTTACATTCTCATTCGTACCTGCTGGTGATACTGCTTGGTTGTGTTGGGCTGGGAATGTACTACCTGCAAGTGCAACTTATCCTTCCCCTTTTTGTAACGTTCACAAAAGTCAGCTGCAACGAATGGATGGGTCGATAGGCTATGACTCCAAATCAACGTGGCAGGTACCAAACTATGAAAACCGCCAAAAGGATCTGGAAAAACTACAGTGTTTTGAGAAGTCTCTACCTACTGGCATTAATAAAGACACCAAACATAAAAAATGCTTGGCTTTTATGGCAGAAAATGGCATAAGGCAACTTGGAGAGCCAAGAATTGGCATATTTGCAGACCGTATGAAGCCAGATCCCCTGCACCTTGAAATAAACAATTGGACCCACTGCCTTAATGTTATATACCAAGAAGCTGTTCGGCGAAACAAATTTAGGGAATTCTCCACCATATTAAAAGCGCCTGTGAAATGCAGCAATGATAATGCAATGAGTGGTTGTGGAATGAGGTTTGTGGGGAAGATGATTGAGGAACATTACGCAGATGAGAAAAAAAG GTTGAAAACCCCTGAAGTTCGATTAATTGGTGCGCAAGCAATTCTACTTGCACAATATGGGCACAGGTTAGTGGATACGCTAAAGTTACAAAGTGAAAGCGATGTACAAGCTGTGACAAGATTAGCGCTTGCTCAAATTGTGATATCACTGCGTGATGTTGGATCGTtgattaataaagtttatatcaaTAACGAAACCTATCCAGATGATGTTtcatttttctgtaaaaagtattttaatctattttctctgttttttcCACTGAGGTGTAATATTACTGTGTGGACAATGGGATATGTGGTACCTTTTCATGCcaaagaaatttttaataactttcgaGTTGGTTATGGAATACTCAGTATGCAAGGAAAGGAGTCGAAACattcttcaattaagcaagaATTAAAATCCTGTAGCAATCGATCAACAGCTACAGATGAGAAAGGAAAGTGGCATCAATTAATGCGTTCAAGTTTTGTAAGAAATTTTTACCTGCCATATCATTTCCCACTGCCATCAAATTACCATTCTCATTATCAGTCTCGTAAACCAGTTATGGACATTGAAGCTTGCCATTGCTGCCGTCCTTTGGAGTCAGAAACATTGTGCAGTGTTTGTATTTCGTCACTTCCTCTGCTCGTTTGTGTCaatcaaaaatgtttaacacAGGAATTGGTTTTAATATTAAAGCCTATTCAATGTAGCAGTTGCTCTGAACGCTTCTCAGACATTAACATGTGTAATCAACACCAAACAACACATCATCAAAAACAAACAGccacaaacaaaaatttggtTCCAAGATCGATGTCTGTTGGGCAACTTAAAGAAGAGTTAAAATTACGCAAGAAGGCAGTAACtggaaaaaaagaagatttgaTTCGTCGACTTGAAGGAACATTAtaa
- the LOC130612881 gene encoding uncharacterized protein LOC130612881, which translates to MVQTATNETDCKDDNGNVGNDESGGSNTDDIKNDDNEDSGSARLCAKKKNCSKKLKHCGPCDKKRLVLTHFWKKSSVHIARNIKKLKIQHQSLSEQNAKRVSDMVLLNANIGEMQKKEVECQSSVEDLRNEVQEISDRKQYQEAELKECQEEFEKVKLLIEQKGYARKRRENLPTTSDMINSSTHSVKYRRREETKSLLEYIHGGKIGSLYGAWDYLRSTASKEQMEEFILSYKRGKFLENLIGKFSELQSRSEGGIRKAVLTKYFNYMSRRKYTMLCKIQKHSFTEHYSSSNLISYGDHNILLRTRSVSDRTIDSFVKSLDIGDIHHVEGGVSRTVTALVTMIADLNLRVKSLKDKLLWFNGNTNHFVIEFADDGAPESKDKTMTIATLSLWNYGARIRSREFHYPLHMVTAPEKHEVCEQLWKQHTEEMQLIEGTSGDEVTQDYLTSYKMVLLPNRVLYVSTAPQSIKFYIGKRFYPMKDFTTLNQVQFSETLKVYQVKPSVIGIKRRSFSLIIKEKDATHCILIFESMKDLFLVFLPCRECVGRRRRRLRLEKRAAKKTRMYARHKVEDIRESWALSYNIIFKLALKIIIFLTGIQ; encoded by the exons atggttcaaactgcTACAAATGAAACTGATTGCAAAGATGATAATGGAAATGTTGGAAATGATGAGAGTGGGGGGAGTAACACTGATGATATTAAAAATGATGACAATGAAGATAGTGGAAGCGCTAG acTTTGTGCCAAGAAGAAAAACTGTTCAAAGAAGTTGAAACACTGTGGCCCTTGCGATAAAAAACGCCTTGTTTTGACTCATTTTTGGAAGAAGTCTTCTGTTCATATTGCACGCAACataaagaagttaaaaatacaACACCAGTCTTTGTCTGaacaaaatgcaaaaagag tttctgATATGGTCCTCCTGAATGCCAATATAGGTGAAATGCAGAAAAAAGAGGTGGAGTGTCAATCCAGTGTTGAAGACTTGAGGAATGAGGTTCAAGAGATTAGTGACAGAAAACAATACCAAGAGGCGGAACTTAAAGAATGCCAGGAGGAATTTGAAAAGGTAAAATTGCTGATTGAGCAGAAAGGTTATGCAAGGAAAAGACGTGAAAATTTGCCAACAACATCTGACATGATTAATTCTTCCACACATTCTGTAAAATATAGACGTCGGGAAGAGACGAAAAGTCTACTCGAATATATTCATGGTGGAAAAATCGGTTCCCTTTATGGTGCTTGGGACTACCTAAGAAGTACAGCAAGTAAGGAGCAAATGGAGGAGTTCATTTTATCATACAAGAGAGGAAAATTCCTTGAAAATCTTATTGGAAAATTCTCTGAACTTCAATCTAGAAGTGAAGGTGGGATTCGAAAGGCAGTGTTAACAAAGTATTTTAATTATATGTCACGAAGaaagtacacaatgctttgtaAGATACAAAAACATTCTTTCACAGAACATTATTCTTCAAGTAATTTGATTTCATACGGCGATCATAACATCTTGCTGAGAACAAGATCTGTATCTGATAGGACAATTGATTCTTTTGTAAAATCTTTGGATATAGGAGACATCCATCATGTTGAAGGTGGGGTATCACGTACAGTTACTGCTTTAGTAACAATGATTGCCGATTTAAATTTAAGAGTTAAGTCTTTAAAAGATAAATTACTTTGGTTCAATGGTAATACAAACCATTTTGTCATTGAATTTGCAGATGATGGTGCACCAGAGTCGAAAGACAAAACAATGACAATTGCCACCCTCTCCTTGTGGAATTATGGAGCTCGTATACGCAGTCGCGAGTTTCATTATCCTCTTCACATGGTGACTGCCCCTGAAAAACATGAAGTTTGTGAACAGCTTTGGAAGCAGCATACTGAAGAAATGCAACTGATTGAAGGGACCTCGGGAGATGAGGTTACACAGGATTACCTAACCAGTTACAAAATGGTACTGTTACCTAATAGGGTCCTGTACGTAAGTACGGCCCCACAATCGATCAAGTTTTATATAGGGAAACGTTTTTACCCGAT GAAAGATTTTACCACGCTAAATCAAGTCCAGTTTAGTGAAACTTTGAAAGTTTATCAAGTCAAACCATCGGTTATTGGGATCAA GAGACgatctttttctttgatcatcAAAGAAAAAGATGCCACTCACTG cattttgatttttgaaaGCATGAAAGATCTTTTTCTAGTTTTTCTTCCATGTCGAGAGTGTGTTGGGAG ACGACGGCGACGTCTCCGTCTTGAAAAAAGAGCAGCTAAAAAAAC GCGTATGTACGCACGTCATAAAGTTGAAGATATTCGTGAATCTTGGGCTTTATCTTATAATATTATCTTTAAACTTGCTCTaaagataattattttcttgacGGGTATACAATAA